GCTCGAACCCGAACTTCTGGTAGAAGGGCCATGGCTCGCCGTCGCCGGGATCGTAACTGGTCAACAGCTCGGTGGCGCCGTCCGCGCGGACCAGGGCGACGATCTGGGTTAGCGTTTCCCGGCCGATCCCTCGCCTCTGGTGGTGCTTGTCGACGAGGAGCCGCCAGATGAAATGCCGCCCTTCGTACGGACCAGCCGACGGCTTCCACGACAACATCACGAAGCCGACCGGCTCGTCACCGAGATACACCGCGCGGTACC
This Streptomyces misionensis DNA region includes the following protein-coding sequences:
- a CDS encoding GNAT family N-acetyltransferase, coding for MSPPGVHLREITDANREAVRALRVRREQKQFVASVSRSLKQAAQSPEANPWYRAVYLGDEPVGFVMLSWKPSAGPYEGRHFIWRLLVDKHHQRRGIGRETLTQIVALVRADGATELLTSYDPGDGEPWPFYQKFGFEPTGEIDDGEIVLRLTFPDE